The genomic window GTCTATGCTTCTTGAATAAGTGAGTTCCAGAATACGCTGGGGCATTAGCTGGCTCGATGGTTATGTGAGATACAGACCGACCTTGGTTTCGTGTTCGTGGGTTACACTGCTGATTTAGAGGCACCCTCTCAATCATTACTAGAATCTGTTTTACTTTGAAATCTCCACGTAAATACTTAGTATTTTTACACTGCTACCATCTACCTATATGAAAGCAGCGTATCTCATCTCTTAGGGATCACACAGATGAAACTATTCGATGTTCTTGATAAAATAGTAACTTCACAAAAGGGAATTTAGTGACTTAACCAGAACCACTAAGAGTGTCAGGTTTAAGAATCAGAATTTGCAATTCTCACGTTTCCGCGGTAGGCCTCAATCAGATTGCCACGTATCATTTAGAAAGGTTCAGGATGCATTAACCTAATTACAAGAGCCGAGCGCATACTGTTACCTGGATAGAATGGGACCAGTATCCTGTGGTCCTTTTCGAAATGCCAAGGGTAGAAACAGCATGGTGTGCGTATACTTTTGGCGAAGGCACCAACCACGGGCACTTGTGCAGAAAGCTGCCGGGTGCGGTCATGTTGGTAGCCACGTAGAACGGGATTAGACTCTGTACGAAGATTCCTTTAGAAGCATACTCGTACTGCAGTGCTCTGCTGAAGTGGTCTAAATAAGCCTGTTAAAACGGAGCAGGGGTCAAGACTTAATTTGGGGGGAAGGCGGAAGAAAATTCAGGAGAGAAAAAAGGCTTGCTGATTaccatttcaggaaaaaatacaGTCAATGCGAGCTGCTGACAAAGAGCTCAGCAAACCGGACCAAACCACGTAATAAAGGTCCTATTGCCTTCTGATGCCATTTTCCAATCGGGAAGACATTACCTTAGAAGCAGAAAACGCAGCCAGCTGGGGAGTAGGCTTGCAGCAGGAGCCAGAAGAGATGGTGACAACAGcacccttctttctctccaccatTCCTGGTAACACTATGTGGACCATCAAACTGGCCGCGGCAATGTTTACGTTTATGATATCCCAGAGTTTGTCCTCGGAGACCTGAGTAAAATACTGGGGGTAGGGATAAAACACGCCCACGTTATTCACCAAGATGCCGATGTCTCTGTCCTTCAAGGCTTCTCGAATCGGGTCGTAGATCTCCCGGCCGCTGCTGAAGTCCGCCACTATGATATCGGTCTCCACATTGTAGGTGTCAGCGATGTCTTTAGCCAGCATCTGCAACTTGTCTTGGTTGCGACTAATCAGGATGATATTGAGACCACGGCTTGCTAACTCTTCTGCATAGGCTCTCCCGATCCCGTCCGTGGCACCTGCGACCCAAGTCACAGCACGTGAGCACGATCATCTCGGGTGCAACCTTCACAGGGAACCTTAAATACCCCATTTCCGGGGTTAAGCAGAGAAGGGTTCACACTGGAAATAAACCCCAGAAGGGCGATTTCACGTCCACCGAGCTGATTGTGAAACACGGCAGAGAATGGTTTTCAAGCTTATATCTGGC from Panthera tigris isolate Pti1 chromosome E2, P.tigris_Pti1_mat1.1, whole genome shotgun sequence includes these protein-coding regions:
- the HSDL1 gene encoding inactive hydroxysteroid dehydrogenase-like protein 1, with the translated sequence MAAVDSFYLLYREIARSCNCYMEALALVGAWYTARKSITVVCDFYSLIRLHFIPRLVSRADLIKQYGRWAVVSGATDGIGRAYAEELASRGLNIILISRNQDKLQMLAKDIADTYNVETDIIVADFSSGREIYDPIREALKDRDIGILVNNVGVFYPYPQYFTQVSEDKLWDIINVNIAAASLMVHIVLPGMVERKKGAVVTISSGSCCKPTPQLAAFSASKAYLDHFSRALQYEYASKGIFVQSLIPFYVATNMTAPGSFLHKCPWLVPSPKVYAHHAVSTLGISKRTTGYWSHSIQFLFAQYMPEWLWVWGANVLNRSLRKEALSSKA